CGTAGGCCAATGTCAGCGTGCCTTTATCTTCACCAATCCAAGTGGGAGGTAATTCGCGATGGACAATTGCACGGTAGTTACTAAACCAGCGTTAAACCTGGTCGGTATCAGTTATTGCGGTCCGTATTCGACGTTTCCGGATGAAGCGATCCTTTTGCATAGCGAGTTTCTCTCTAGAAAACACGAGTTAAACGGAGAAGTGAGATCTACCGCGCTGTACAGTCCTTACTTCGGTAACGAGGTTTTCGCTACCTATTGGGCCAGCTTTGAGATCGCCCGTATGGAGATTATTCCGAAGGGCATGGTTCAGTTTACAATTCCTGAACGGACATATGCCATGATTACATGCACCAATAAACGAATCGGCGAAGGCTACGAAACCTTGTCGGCCTGGATGCAGGAGCAGAAGCTGGTTAAACGGGACAACGCCGTTGCGATCGAAATATTTTATATTGACGAGCATTTGGAGGAGGAACCGGTCGATCTGCTCATTCCGATTGAAGAGCAGTAATGAGCGAGCGGCCTTCCGCGCTAACAGAAGGAGAAACAGACATCAATGACTGCAGCCCGGTTTTTTACGCATCCCCTTGGCATCATCGCGGCTTCCGTGAGCGCGACGCTGCTGTGGGGCAGCGCGTATCCTTTTCTTAAATTAAGCTATGCGGCACTCGATATTAAGGCCGGTGAAACGCTGAAGCTGTTAATGTTTGCGGGCTACAGGTTTACCTTGGCAGGCATTCTTATTTTTGTGTACATGTTCTTCAGGCGTGAAAGTCTGAGTTACCTGCCGGGGAGCTGGAAGATGCTTACTGCCATCGCACTGCTTCAAACGGTGCTGCAGTACACGTTTTTTTATACGGGCATGTCGATGAGCGCAGGTGTGGTGGGTGCAGTGATTGCGGGAACGATTTCGTTCTTTCAAATCGTGCTGGCCCATTTTTTTTATCGTGATGACCGGTTGAACGGATATAAAGGAGTTGGACTTCTTGTTGGTTTTGCAGGCCTGTCGGTGCTTGGCATCTCGAGGGAGGCCGGCAGCGGGTGGGCCTTCTCACCGGGAGAGCTGCTGCTTATGGGTTCGGCACTGTTCAATGCGTGTGCGAATTTGCTCTCGAGGCGGGGTGCGGCGACTTACAGCATCTCCTACCTGAACGGCTATCAAATGATCATAGGCGGAATAATATTGTGCGCGATTCCGGCATGGAAAACCGGACTCGCGCCGTTCGATTTCGATTGGCGCTCGTCTCTTATGCTCCTTCACTTATCCTTCGTATCCGCGGCGGGGTTCATGCTTTGGAATAATGTCATGAAGTATAACCGTGTAGGCAGCGTATCGATGTATCTCTTTCTTATCCCGGTTTTCGGCGTATTGGAATCGGCGATGCTGCTGTCGGAGCCGCTCCATGCGGTAGTGCTGGCAGCATTAACGCTCGTCAGTTTAGGCATTATCATCGTAAACCGAAAAATCGGAGGAAGCCGGTCGGCCGGCGCCCGTGAGTCAGGCGCAACAATTAAATCATAGCAATTCGGGCGCTTACGTCCATATCCCGGCTAATATAGGAGGTTTCAGCCAATGTCCATACCACTTGCCATTATCGATGCTTTTACGTCTGAGAAATTTAAAGGCAATCCGGCCGCGGTCTGTTTGCTTGAGAACGAGCCGGAGGACGGATGGATGCAGCAGGTTGCCGCGGAAATGAACCTTTCAGAAACGGCCTTTCTTGTTCTGAGCAAGAATGGAGGGTACGATCTTCGATGGTTTACGCCTATCTCCGAAGTCGATTTGTGCGGCCATGCGACGCTCGCCAGCGCGCATTATTTGTGGGAGAATGGTCATCTCAAGTACGATGAGCAAGCTGCCTTCCACACCAAGAGCGGGCTGCTGACCGCGGAGCGTTCGAATGATGGAATAACGATGAATTTCCCGTCTGAGCCGGTGGAACAGACGACAGCGCCGGAAGAGCTTGTGGAAGCGCTCGGTCTCATTCCGCGTTTCGTAGGACGGAACCGAATGGATTACCTGGTCGAAGTGGATAGCGAGAATACGGTAAGGACGCTTCGGCCTGATTATACGCTGCTCTCAAAGGTTGATTCGCGCGGCGTGATCGTAACAAGCCGGTCCGACGCCGGTTCGCGTGAGAGCTGCGACTTCGTCTCCCGCGCTTTTTTCCCTGCCGTTGGAATTAACGAAGATCCGGTGACGGGATCAGCCCACTGTGCTCTCGCCCCCTATTGGCAGCGCCGGCTGCACAAGGATGTGCTGAGAGCGTTTCAAGCCTCTGCAAGAGGAGGCACCCTCCTTATTCGCGCCTCTGCCGATCGCGTATACATTACCGGCCAAGCCGTGACAGTCTTAGACGGACGGCTTACGATCTAACGATTATTTTTTCAACGATTGAACTCAGGGCATAGTTGGTGGATCCGGTCACTGTCGTGAGTGAAAGGCGGAATTATTGATGAAACGGAAGCTGGTCATTAGCGATATACATGGATGCTTTAAGGAGTTTGTCAACCTGTTGGAGAAGGTGGAATATAATTCCCTGGAGGATCAACTCCTCATTATCGGCGATTACGTCGATCGCGGCCCTCACAGTAAGGAGGTTGTCGAGCGGCTTATTTCGCTTAGGGACGGGCATGGAGCGATTGTACTGAAAGGGAATCACGATCAGAGACTTGTCGACCTCGTGAGGGACGGAAGCTCGTCCATCACTGAGAAGTTTCTCGCCCATGGAGGAAAGGCGACGGTCTTAAGTTATTTGGACTGCGATTACGACGAGAATGAAGTGGATGCCGCAATGGTTAAGGAAGCGATTGCTGCTATTAACAAACATTATAGACACCATATCGAATTTTTGAACAGCCTTCCCTATTACGAAGAGGATTGCAATCATATTTACGTGCATGCCGGAATAAACCCCGAGTATCCCGACTGGAAGCGGCAGCCAACGCATGATTTTTTGTATTTGAAAGAGCCTTTCCTCAGCAAACCTACGGTAGTGGGTAAAACGGTTATATTCGGACATACGAGAACAAAAGACATTCACGGGGTACCGGATATTTGGTTCGGCAACGGTAAAATCGGGATCGACGGCGGATGCGCCTTTGGTATGCAGCTTAACGCTTTGGAAATCGGTATAGACGGACAATATCGGAGTTACAACATTGGAAAGTAATTTTTTTCTACTCATACATGCGGGCTTTCACGTCAAGTGGAGCCCGCTTTTTTCGTTCAAGCGGGAAAATACTCAAGTGGAATCAGACATAATGTAATGAAAATGTAAGATATTTAGGACTAAAATACCTATTATCATGTGAATTTTTGGTATGTAATGAGTAGTAGGCCATTTTCATGTGCAGTAGGAGGAACCGGATTGACGGCGTTTTTGCTCTCCATACCCGAAGTGTTTGTTTATTTGTTTTTGAGTTTTTCCTTATTTGG
This is a stretch of genomic DNA from Paenibacillus sp. sptzw28. It encodes these proteins:
- a CDS encoding GyrI-like domain-containing protein, which produces MDNCTVVTKPALNLVGISYCGPYSTFPDEAILLHSEFLSRKHELNGEVRSTALYSPYFGNEVFATYWASFEIARMEIIPKGMVQFTIPERTYAMITCTNKRIGEGYETLSAWMQEQKLVKRDNAVAIEIFYIDEHLEEEPVDLLIPIEEQ
- a CDS encoding DMT family transporter codes for the protein MTAARFFTHPLGIIAASVSATLLWGSAYPFLKLSYAALDIKAGETLKLLMFAGYRFTLAGILIFVYMFFRRESLSYLPGSWKMLTAIALLQTVLQYTFFYTGMSMSAGVVGAVIAGTISFFQIVLAHFFYRDDRLNGYKGVGLLVGFAGLSVLGISREAGSGWAFSPGELLLMGSALFNACANLLSRRGAATYSISYLNGYQMIIGGIILCAIPAWKTGLAPFDFDWRSSLMLLHLSFVSAAGFMLWNNVMKYNRVGSVSMYLFLIPVFGVLESAMLLSEPLHAVVLAALTLVSLGIIIVNRKIGGSRSAGARESGATIKS
- a CDS encoding PhzF family phenazine biosynthesis protein, whose translation is MSIPLAIIDAFTSEKFKGNPAAVCLLENEPEDGWMQQVAAEMNLSETAFLVLSKNGGYDLRWFTPISEVDLCGHATLASAHYLWENGHLKYDEQAAFHTKSGLLTAERSNDGITMNFPSEPVEQTTAPEELVEALGLIPRFVGRNRMDYLVEVDSENTVRTLRPDYTLLSKVDSRGVIVTSRSDAGSRESCDFVSRAFFPAVGINEDPVTGSAHCALAPYWQRRLHKDVLRAFQASARGGTLLIRASADRVYITGQAVTVLDGRLTI
- a CDS encoding metallophosphoesterase family protein, coding for MKRKLVISDIHGCFKEFVNLLEKVEYNSLEDQLLIIGDYVDRGPHSKEVVERLISLRDGHGAIVLKGNHDQRLVDLVRDGSSSITEKFLAHGGKATVLSYLDCDYDENEVDAAMVKEAIAAINKHYRHHIEFLNSLPYYEEDCNHIYVHAGINPEYPDWKRQPTHDFLYLKEPFLSKPTVVGKTVIFGHTRTKDIHGVPDIWFGNGKIGIDGGCAFGMQLNALEIGIDGQYRSYNIGK